In Nostoc sp. UHCC 0926, a single genomic region encodes these proteins:
- the rpsB gene encoding 30S ribosomal protein S2, with protein MPVVSLAQMMESGVHFGHQTRRWNPKMSPYIYTSRNGVHIIDLVQTAQLMENAYAYMRSHAEQGKKFLFVGTKRQAAGIIAQEASRCGSHYINQRWLGGMLTNWATIKTRVDRLKDLERREETGALDLLPKKEASMLRREMTKLQKYLGGIKTMRKVPDIVVIVDQRREYNAVQECQKLNIPIVSMLDTNCDPDVVDIPIPANDDAIRSIKLIVGKLADAIYEGRHGQLDAEEDYEDYEGGEYDEDYEETEYTDAVIPDEETEE; from the coding sequence AGTTTCATTGGCTCAGATGATGGAGTCAGGGGTTCACTTTGGGCATCAGACCCGGCGTTGGAACCCAAAAATGTCTCCTTACATTTACACTTCCCGGAATGGTGTACATATTATCGACTTGGTGCAGACTGCCCAGTTGATGGAAAATGCTTATGCCTACATGCGATCGCACGCTGAACAAGGGAAGAAATTTCTTTTTGTTGGCACCAAGCGCCAAGCGGCTGGAATTATTGCCCAAGAGGCCAGCCGTTGTGGTTCCCACTACATTAACCAACGCTGGTTGGGTGGAATGTTGACTAATTGGGCAACCATTAAAACACGGGTAGACCGTCTGAAAGATTTAGAACGCCGTGAGGAAACTGGCGCACTAGATTTATTACCGAAAAAAGAAGCATCAATGCTACGTCGGGAAATGACGAAGCTTCAGAAATACTTGGGCGGCATTAAAACAATGCGGAAAGTGCCCGATATCGTTGTAATTGTAGACCAACGACGGGAATATAACGCAGTTCAAGAATGCCAAAAGCTGAATATTCCTATTGTGTCCATGTTGGATACAAACTGTGACCCAGATGTAGTAGATATCCCCATCCCAGCAAACGACGATGCTATCAGGTCAATTAAGCTGATAGTCGGAAAACTGGCGGATGCCATTTATGAAGGTCGTCACGGTCAGCTGGATGCTGAAGAGGATTACGAAGATTACGAAGGTGGTGAGTATGACGAAGACTACGAAGAAACCGAATATACTGACGCCGTAATTCCCGACGAGGAAACAGAGGAATAA